In Thauera sp. JM12B12, one DNA window encodes the following:
- a CDS encoding SDR family NAD(P)-dependent oxidoreductase yields MSLADKVVFVTGAGQGMGRSIVEYFGAQGAKVVAADINADAAGAAVAGFGANGLALACNVADPASVSAAFAAVAERFGRLDVLINSAGIGSVDAFLDTPDDNWTRVIGVNLTGTFLCCREGARLMQKSGAKGAIINVSSTAAMSGEGPSHYCASKAGVMGLTRSIARELAASGIRVNTIVPGPTNTPMMAGIPDEWMQSMIKAIPLGRMCEPEEIARVAGFLASDDASFITGQNIAVNGGMAFI; encoded by the coding sequence ATGAGTCTTGCGGACAAGGTGGTTTTCGTGACCGGTGCCGGTCAGGGCATGGGGCGGTCGATCGTCGAGTACTTCGGCGCGCAGGGCGCGAAGGTGGTGGCGGCGGACATCAACGCCGACGCAGCTGGGGCAGCGGTCGCCGGGTTCGGGGCGAACGGCCTCGCGCTCGCCTGCAACGTCGCCGATCCGGCCTCGGTGAGCGCGGCCTTTGCCGCCGTCGCCGAGCGCTTCGGTCGCCTCGACGTGCTGATCAACAGCGCGGGCATCGGCTCGGTCGACGCCTTCCTCGACACCCCCGACGACAACTGGACGCGCGTCATCGGCGTGAACCTCACCGGCACCTTCCTGTGCTGCCGCGAGGGCGCGCGCCTGATGCAGAAGAGCGGCGCCAAGGGCGCGATCATCAACGTCTCCAGCACCGCCGCGATGTCGGGCGAGGGCCCCAGCCACTACTGCGCCTCCAAGGCCGGCGTGATGGGTCTCACGCGCAGCATCGCGCGCGAGCTCGCCGCCAGCGGCATCCGCGTGAACACCATCGTCCCGGGGCCGACCAACACCCCGATGATGGCCGGCATCCCCGACGAGTGGATGCAGTCGATGATCAAGGCCATCCCGCTCGGCCGCATGTGCGAGCCCGAGGAGATCGCGCGCGTCGCTGGCTTCCTCGCCAGCGACGACGCCAGCTTCATCACCGGGCAGAACATCGCCGTCAACGGCGGCATGGCCTTCATCTGA
- a CDS encoding MFS transporter has translation MNTSQGTQHRITWNTHYALAMLAIIYVFNYIDRLLISILIEPIKLEFGISDTQIGLLSGVAFAIFYTLFGLPFGRLADRIGRKPVIALACIAWSAMTMLCGVATSFAMLLLFRIGVAVGEAGGTAPSVAMVSDLYPPEKRSRALAVFLMGPSLGAVLGLGLGGWIAQEYGWRTAFVVIGAPGVLLGMLLWLTVRSPAMPVRPQPAAGAPKEDWRTTLREVFATPAFLLVVAAGTLAAVMGYAIGTWNPSFLIRSHGLTMQQAGLLVGLGGGICSTIGTLVCGSVTDRLVARDPGWQLLIPVIGCVVSVPLGLAFYLWPADVAFHIGSLPIPEAFLFYLGFSFTAIWWSVPCFGAISHLFPPNRLAQATAIFMMSLTLLGVGLGPIIVGTLSDVFNPELGQEALRYALAASVLLYLAAAGCLMAAVGSYRRKLRADAVPPAAAAAASA, from the coding sequence GTGAACACAAGCCAAGGCACCCAGCACCGCATCACCTGGAATACGCACTATGCCCTCGCGATGCTGGCGATCATCTACGTCTTCAACTACATCGACCGTCTGTTGATCTCGATCCTGATCGAGCCGATCAAGCTCGAGTTCGGCATCTCCGACACCCAGATCGGCCTGCTGTCCGGGGTCGCGTTCGCGATCTTCTACACCCTGTTCGGCCTGCCCTTCGGCCGCCTCGCCGATCGCATCGGCCGCAAGCCGGTGATCGCCCTCGCCTGCATCGCCTGGAGCGCGATGACCATGCTGTGCGGGGTGGCGACGAGCTTTGCGATGCTGCTGCTGTTCCGCATCGGGGTGGCGGTGGGCGAAGCCGGCGGCACCGCACCGTCGGTCGCAATGGTCTCCGACCTCTACCCGCCCGAGAAGCGCTCGCGTGCGCTGGCGGTGTTCCTGATGGGGCCGAGCCTCGGCGCCGTCCTCGGCCTTGGTCTGGGCGGCTGGATCGCGCAGGAGTACGGCTGGCGCACCGCCTTCGTCGTCATCGGCGCGCCCGGGGTGCTGCTCGGCATGCTGCTGTGGCTCACCGTGCGCAGCCCCGCGATGCCTGTGCGCCCCCAGCCCGCGGCAGGTGCGCCGAAGGAAGACTGGCGCACGACCCTGCGCGAGGTGTTCGCCACGCCGGCCTTCCTCCTCGTCGTCGCGGCCGGGACGCTGGCGGCGGTCATGGGCTATGCGATCGGCACCTGGAACCCGAGCTTTCTGATCCGCTCGCACGGGCTGACCATGCAGCAAGCCGGCCTGCTGGTCGGACTCGGCGGGGGAATCTGTTCCACGATCGGCACGCTGGTATGCGGCAGCGTCACCGACCGCCTGGTGGCGCGCGATCCGGGCTGGCAACTGCTGATTCCGGTCATCGGCTGCGTGGTGAGCGTCCCGCTCGGGCTCGCCTTCTATCTGTGGCCGGCCGACGTCGCCTTCCACATCGGCTCGCTGCCGATTCCGGAAGCCTTCCTGTTCTACCTCGGGTTCAGCTTCACCGCGATCTGGTGGTCGGTGCCCTGCTTCGGCGCCATCAGCCACCTCTTCCCGCCGAACCGCCTGGCGCAGGCGACGGCGATCTTCATGATGTCGTTGACGCTTCTCGGCGTCGGCCTGGGGCCGATCATCGTCGGCACGCTCTCCGACGTCTTCAACCCGGAGCTCGGCCAGGAAGCCCTGCGCTACGCACTGGCCGCCTCGGTGCTGCTGTATCTGGCGGCCGCCGGCTGCCTGATGGCGGCCGTCGGAAGCTATCGCCGCAAGCTGCGCGCCGATGCAGTGCCGCCCGCGGCCGCCGCGGCGGCAAGCGCCTGA
- a CDS encoding alpha/beta hydrolase has product MNSPDLPIPLDRFVELDSGLRLHYLDIGEGPVVVWLHGSGPGASGYSNFKGNYPAFAAAGFRNIVLDLPGFGRSDKPADVQYNLDFFVACLNGLLQKIGVTKCTLLGNSLGGAIALGQALAHPDTVERLILMAPGGVEERETYFRMEGIVRMVETFAKGPMGPVEMRHVMSLQVFDPSMLDDTIINERSAIAPSQPANLFSTMMVPNMTTRLHEIKAPIFGFWGTDDKFNPHTGALKVIENAPNARMILLNRCGHWVQVEHSDLFNRSCIDFLTKG; this is encoded by the coding sequence ATGAATTCACCCGACCTGCCGATTCCCCTCGACCGCTTCGTCGAGCTCGACAGTGGCCTTCGCCTGCACTACCTCGACATCGGCGAGGGGCCGGTGGTGGTGTGGCTGCACGGCAGCGGCCCGGGTGCCAGCGGCTACAGCAACTTCAAGGGCAACTACCCGGCCTTCGCCGCGGCCGGTTTCCGCAACATCGTGCTCGACCTGCCCGGCTTCGGGCGCTCGGACAAGCCCGCCGACGTGCAGTACAACCTCGACTTCTTCGTCGCCTGCCTGAACGGCCTGCTGCAGAAGATCGGCGTCACGAAGTGCACCCTGCTCGGCAACTCGCTTGGCGGCGCGATCGCGCTCGGCCAGGCGCTCGCCCACCCGGACACCGTCGAGCGGCTGATCCTTATGGCGCCCGGCGGCGTCGAGGAGCGCGAGACCTACTTCAGGATGGAAGGCATCGTGCGCATGGTCGAGACCTTCGCCAAGGGCCCGATGGGACCGGTCGAGATGCGCCACGTCATGAGCCTGCAGGTGTTCGATCCCTCGATGCTCGACGACACCATCATCAACGAGCGCTCCGCGATCGCCCCCTCGCAGCCGGCCAACCTGTTCTCGACCATGATGGTCCCGAACATGACCACCCGCCTGCACGAGATCAAGGCGCCGATCTTCGGGTTCTGGGGCACCGACGACAAGTTCAACCCCCATACCGGCGCGCTGAAGGTGATCGAGAACGCGCCCAACGCGCGCATGATCCTGCTCAACCGCTGCGGGCATTGGGTGCAGGTCGAGCACAGCGACCTCTTCAACCGCAGCTGCATCGACTTTCTGACCAAGGGGTGA
- a CDS encoding addiction module antidote protein, with amino-acid sequence MVKTAAFDAADYLNDEETIAAYLTAALEDPNPDVFLAAVRDVARARGMAQLAKDAGLGRESLYKALTPGAKPRYDTMLKLLHALGVKISATPIHS; translated from the coding sequence ATGGTCAAGACCGCCGCCTTTGATGCTGCCGACTACCTGAACGATGAGGAAACCATCGCGGCGTATCTGACGGCCGCCCTGGAGGACCCGAACCCTGATGTGTTTCTCGCTGCCGTCCGCGACGTTGCGCGGGCCCGTGGCATGGCGCAACTCGCCAAGGATGCGGGCCTTGGCCGTGAGAGCCTCTATAAAGCACTCACGCCCGGCGCGAAGCCACGCTATGACACGATGCTCAAACTACTTCATGCCCTGGGCGTGAAGATCTCAGCAACGCCAATCCATTCGTGA
- a CDS encoding nuclear transport factor 2 family protein gives MDHSATAICNLLYRYAEAIDEGRLEDAAALFRHARIETGAAGPLDADGLLALWRKILVIHPCGTPRTRHLVTNPILDIDEAAGTATSRSCFTVMQATDDLPLQIIASGRYHDRFARIDGEWCFVARDYRQLDFIGDLSRHLNIAIKPGSQR, from the coding sequence ATGGACCATTCCGCCACCGCGATCTGCAACCTCCTCTACCGCTACGCGGAAGCGATCGACGAAGGCCGCCTGGAAGACGCCGCCGCCCTCTTCCGCCATGCCCGCATCGAGACCGGTGCCGCCGGCCCGCTCGACGCCGACGGCCTGCTCGCCCTGTGGCGCAAGATCCTGGTGATCCACCCCTGCGGCACGCCGCGCACACGTCACCTGGTCACCAACCCCATCCTCGACATCGACGAGGCCGCCGGCACGGCCACGAGCCGCTCATGCTTCACGGTGATGCAGGCCACCGACGATCTGCCGCTGCAGATCATCGCCAGCGGCCGCTACCACGACCGCTTCGCGCGCATCGACGGCGAATGGTGCTTCGTCGCGCGCGACTACCGGCAGCTCGACTTCATCGGGGATCTGAGCCGGCACCTGAACATCGCGATCAAGCCCGGGTCGCAGCGCTGA
- a CDS encoding FAD-dependent oxidoreductase, producing MGSFDNLLQPGRIGKMEVRNRIVMAPMGSNFAEADGTCGERIQAYYEARAAGGAGLLTMGVVAIAYPHGTAEPYQVGLSDDKFIPGLKGIVDRVHKHGAKIAAQLQHAGKNSVRDLAEGRELWVPSMPPAVKTDMFAALTQEELGAFISSSKGREKAGVKIRVMEQADIAQMIEWFAAAAERAQRAGFDGVELHAAHNYIIAGFLSGYYNRRDDEYGGSIENRGRFMREVIAAVRARVGADYPVWLRLDAYELRTEGGITLEEARVFARMAADAGCDAVSVSAYANTSTGVAFTEAPLVQQKAGFLLWAAEIKEAVKIPVIAVGRLEPEVADNAIAAGQCDFVAMARKMLADPELPKKLIEGRPEDIRPCIYCYACVSQIFVNQRVKCAVNPMTGHEAEIRLVPAEKPGHVLVVGGGPAGMEAARAAALRGHKVTLVERSSRLGGTLFFAALAYAENGGLLDYLTTQMKKLDIDVRLNTLATPELIRQLGATAVIVATGAERNAPPIPGADMDHVWSGDELRRLMTDDRAEEIAKRKLSFTQRTLMKAGSLVGVTDSTDAIQNLSRVWMPLGKKVAIIGGGLVGIELAEFLVDRGREVVVLEEGPSLGRELSIVRRWRVLDTLREHGVALHTKVKIESIDKKAVRYADAEGVQHTLAADSVVLAVGARPDDSLARALEAAGVPVSSVGDGAQIGYIEGAVKSGMLAGLSA from the coding sequence ATGGGATCCTTCGACAACCTGCTGCAACCCGGCCGCATCGGCAAGATGGAAGTGCGCAACCGCATCGTGATGGCGCCGATGGGGTCGAACTTCGCCGAAGCCGACGGCACCTGCGGCGAACGCATCCAGGCCTATTACGAAGCGCGCGCCGCGGGCGGCGCCGGTCTGCTGACCATGGGCGTGGTCGCCATCGCCTATCCGCACGGCACCGCCGAGCCCTACCAGGTGGGCCTCTCGGACGACAAGTTCATCCCCGGCCTGAAGGGCATCGTCGACCGCGTGCACAAGCACGGCGCGAAGATCGCCGCGCAGCTGCAGCACGCCGGCAAGAACTCGGTGCGCGACCTCGCCGAGGGCCGCGAGCTGTGGGTGCCGTCCATGCCGCCGGCGGTCAAGACCGACATGTTCGCCGCGCTGACGCAGGAGGAGCTCGGCGCCTTCATCAGCTCGTCGAAGGGCCGCGAAAAGGCCGGCGTGAAGATCCGTGTCATGGAGCAGGCCGACATCGCGCAGATGATCGAATGGTTCGCCGCCGCGGCCGAGCGCGCCCAGCGCGCCGGCTTCGATGGCGTCGAACTGCACGCCGCGCACAACTACATCATTGCCGGCTTCCTGTCGGGTTACTACAACAGGCGCGACGACGAATACGGCGGCTCGATCGAGAACCGTGGCCGCTTCATGCGCGAGGTGATCGCCGCCGTGCGCGCGCGCGTCGGTGCCGACTACCCGGTGTGGCTGCGCCTGGACGCCTATGAGCTGCGCACCGAGGGCGGCATCACCCTGGAAGAGGCGAGGGTCTTCGCGCGCATGGCCGCCGACGCCGGCTGCGACGCGGTCAGCGTCTCGGCCTACGCCAACACCAGCACCGGCGTGGCCTTCACCGAAGCGCCGCTGGTGCAGCAGAAGGCCGGCTTCCTGCTGTGGGCGGCCGAGATCAAGGAGGCGGTGAAGATCCCGGTGATCGCCGTCGGCCGCCTCGAGCCCGAGGTCGCGGACAACGCCATCGCCGCGGGCCAGTGCGACTTCGTCGCCATGGCGCGCAAGATGCTCGCCGATCCGGAACTGCCCAAGAAGCTGATCGAGGGCCGCCCCGAGGACATCCGCCCCTGCATCTACTGCTACGCCTGTGTCAGCCAGATCTTCGTGAACCAGCGCGTCAAGTGCGCGGTGAACCCGATGACCGGCCACGAGGCCGAGATTCGCCTCGTCCCGGCCGAGAAACCCGGCCACGTGCTCGTCGTCGGCGGCGGCCCCGCCGGCATGGAGGCCGCGCGCGCCGCTGCGCTGCGCGGCCACAAGGTCACCCTGGTCGAGCGCAGCAGCCGGCTGGGCGGCACGCTGTTCTTCGCCGCGCTGGCCTACGCCGAGAACGGCGGGCTGCTCGACTACCTGACCACGCAGATGAAGAAGCTCGACATCGACGTGCGCCTCAACACCCTCGCCACCCCCGAGCTCATCCGCCAGCTCGGCGCCACCGCGGTGATCGTCGCCACCGGCGCCGAACGCAATGCGCCGCCCATTCCCGGCGCCGACATGGACCACGTGTGGTCGGGCGACGAGCTGCGCCGGCTGATGACCGACGACCGCGCCGAGGAGATCGCCAAGCGCAAGCTGTCCTTCACCCAGCGCACGCTGATGAAGGCCGGCAGCCTGGTCGGCGTCACCGACAGCACCGACGCCATCCAGAACCTGTCGCGGGTGTGGATGCCGCTGGGCAAGAAGGTCGCCATCATCGGCGGCGGCCTGGTCGGCATCGAGCTCGCCGAGTTCCTGGTCGACCGCGGCCGCGAGGTCGTGGTGCTGGAAGAAGGCCCCAGCCTGGGCCGCGAGCTGTCGATCGTGCGCCGCTGGCGCGTGCTCGATACCCTGCGCGAGCACGGCGTGGCGCTGCACACCAAGGTGAAGATCGAGTCGATCGACAAGAAGGCGGTGCGCTATGCCGACGCCGAGGGCGTCCAGCACACCCTGGCGGCAGATTCGGTGGTGCTCGCCGTCGGCGCCCGTCCGGACGACAGCCTCGCGCGCGCGCTCGAAGCGGCCGGCGTGCCGGTCAGCTCGGTGGGCGACGGCGCGCAGATCGGTTACATCGAAGGCGCCGTCAAGTCGGGCATGCTCGCCGGACTCAGCGCCTGA
- a CDS encoding nuclear transport factor 2 family protein, which translates to MTTSAPQADLLGRIDRLESTEAIRQLVARYALSLDMRDLDAHVNLFAPDIRVGREKVGRAHLKAWVDDTLRNQFSGTSHHLGQHVIEFTDPDHAVGVVYSKNEHETGPEWVIMQMLYWDDYERIDGQWYFRRRLPCYWYATDLNKPPIGDRKMRWPGREPYEGSFHDLFPSWRAFWAERPAKDQLPEVAEPAALDRFLATLRRGAPDPRIRVR; encoded by the coding sequence ATGACGACCTCCGCACCGCAGGCCGACCTGCTCGGCCGCATCGACCGTCTCGAGTCGACCGAGGCCATCCGCCAGCTGGTGGCCCGGTACGCGCTGTCGCTCGACATGCGCGACCTCGACGCCCATGTGAACCTGTTCGCGCCCGACATCCGCGTCGGCCGCGAGAAGGTGGGCCGCGCCCATCTCAAGGCCTGGGTCGACGACACCCTGCGCAACCAGTTCTCGGGCACCTCGCACCACCTCGGCCAGCACGTCATCGAGTTCACCGACCCCGACCATGCCGTCGGCGTCGTGTATTCGAAGAACGAGCACGAGACCGGCCCGGAATGGGTGATCATGCAGATGTTGTATTGGGACGATTACGAGAGAATCGACGGGCAGTGGTATTTCCGCCGCCGCCTGCCGTGCTACTGGTATGCGACCGACCTGAACAAGCCGCCGATCGGCGACCGCAAGATGCGCTGGCCGGGACGCGAACCCTACGAGGGCAGCTTCCACGACCTGTTCCCGTCGTGGCGCGCGTTCTGGGCCGAACGTCCGGCCAAGGACCAGCTGCCCGAAGTGGCGGAACCCGCCGCGCTGGACCGCTTCCTCGCCACGCTGCGCCGTGGCGCTCCCGATCCCCGCATCCGCGTGCGCTGA
- a CDS encoding tyrosine-type recombinase/integrase has product MGQKAPLKPKDIWAIRIHLQNAHEVRDLAMFNLAIDSKLRGCDLVSLRVRDVTHGNQVLSRAMVLQRKTQRPVQFELTEPTRTAVAAWIAKAALRSEDFLFPSRLHDSPHVSTRQYTRIVEHWVVAAGLDPSAYGTHSMRRTKATLIYKRTKNLRAVQLLLGHSKLESTVRYLGIEVDDALGISEQIEI; this is encoded by the coding sequence GTGGGCCAGAAGGCACCGCTCAAACCCAAAGACATCTGGGCCATCCGTATTCATCTGCAGAACGCGCACGAAGTGCGCGACCTCGCCATGTTCAACCTCGCGATCGACAGCAAGCTCCGAGGGTGTGACCTCGTCAGCCTGCGGGTGCGCGACGTGACCCATGGAAACCAGGTGCTCTCACGCGCCATGGTGCTGCAGCGGAAAACACAGCGGCCCGTGCAGTTCGAACTGACCGAGCCGACGCGTACGGCTGTGGCTGCCTGGATCGCGAAGGCCGCCTTGAGGTCGGAAGACTTCCTCTTTCCGAGCCGCCTTCACGACTCACCGCATGTCTCTACCCGTCAGTACACGAGGATCGTTGAGCACTGGGTGGTGGCCGCCGGCCTCGATCCGTCCGCCTACGGTACGCACTCGATGCGACGCACGAAGGCGACATTGATCTACAAGCGCACGAAGAACCTGAGGGCCGTTCAACTCCTGCTGGGTCACTCCAAGCTGGAGTCGACAGTGCGGTACTTGGGCATCGAGGTCGATGATGCCTTGGGGATCTCCGAGCAGATTGAGATCTGA
- a CDS encoding type II toxin-antitoxin system RelE/ParE family toxin, whose protein sequence is MNTFLRTDDFDAWLSGLKDNVARARIVHRIRSAEHGNFGDCEPVGEGVSEMRIHVGPGYRAYYTRRGAVIYLLLLGGDKSSQKRDIKRAIEMARALDKE, encoded by the coding sequence ATGAACACTTTCCTGCGCACGGACGATTTCGATGCCTGGCTTTCCGGCTTGAAAGACAACGTTGCACGGGCCCGCATCGTCCACCGTATCCGCTCTGCCGAGCACGGGAATTTTGGTGACTGTGAGCCGGTAGGTGAAGGCGTTTCGGAAATGCGCATCCACGTGGGCCCTGGGTATCGCGCTTACTACACGCGGCGCGGGGCAGTGATCTACCTGCTTCTGCTGGGCGGGGACAAGTCGTCGCAAAAGCGCGACATCAAACGCGCCATCGAGATGGCGCGGGCTTTGGACAAGGAGTGA